The following are from one region of the Quercus robur chromosome 1, dhQueRobu3.1, whole genome shotgun sequence genome:
- the LOC126688609 gene encoding cysteine-rich repeat secretory protein 38-like, which produces MLCSRYISVSFLLFSLSLHAVNCAGPLYHFCFSQENYTANSPYGTNLNGLLNLLSTKVPSTGFGLGSTGEGQDQANGLALCRGDVSTTNCTTCVVDAGKELGDRCPYKKGAIIWYDNCLLKYSNIDFFGEIDNKNKFYMWNVKDVENPTSFNPKVKDLLSSLSNKAYANPKFYATGDLELDSSSKLYGLAQCTRDLSGLDCKKCLDTAISELPNCCDGKRGGRVVGGSCNVRYELYPFVDA; this is translated from the coding sequence ATGTTGTGCTCAAGATATATTTCTGTCAGCTTTCTATTATTCAGCCTCTCCCTCCATGCAGTCAATTGTGCTGGCCCATTATACCATTTTTGTTTTAGCCAGGAAAACTACACTGCCAATAGCCCTTATGGTACAAACTTAAATGGCTTGCTCAATCTTTTGTCCACCAAAGTTCCTTCAACAGGGTTTGGGCTCGGCTCGACTGGGGAAGGCCAAGATCAAGCAAATGGTTTGGCCCTATGCCGAGGTGATGTCTCAACCACAAACTGTACGACCTGTGTCGTTGATGCAGGCAAAGAGCTTGGTGATCGTTGTCCTTATAAAAAAGGAGCGATAATTTGGTACGATAACTGCCTTTTAAAGTACTCGAACATAGATTTCTTTGGAGAAATCGATAACAAAAACAAGTTCTACATGTGGAACGTCAAAGATGTAGAAAATCCCACTTCATTCAATCCAAAAGTTAAGGATTTGTTAAGCAGCTTATCTAATAAAGCTTATGCCAATCCAAAATTCTATGCTACCGGGGACCTAGAGCTTGATTCATCAAGCAAACTATATGGTTTGGCTCAATGCACCAGGGACCTTTCAGGTCTTGATTGTAAGAAGTGTCTTGATACTGCGATTAGTGAACTTCCCAACTGTTGTGATGGAAAACGAGGTGGGCGAGTTGTTGGTGGCAGTTGTAACGTTAGATATGAACTTTACCCCTTTGTTGATGCCTAG